One genomic window of Arachis hypogaea cultivar Tifrunner chromosome 8, arahy.Tifrunner.gnm2.J5K5, whole genome shotgun sequence includes the following:
- the LOC112707974 gene encoding filament-like plant protein 3: MDRRSWLWRKKSPGETESSGSQSPHLERFSDDQVYGTQMNQSAEVMSKVEPNEEEISDVKILTERLSSALLEISTKEELVQQHAKVAEEAVSGWEKAENQLSSLKKQLDDAKQNNSVLEDRVSHLDGALKECMRQLRQAREDQEKKKIHEVAPYGGESEKSEIETQLQQRLEDVEEENSTLKAELHSRLEELELRLTERDLSTQAAEAASKQHLESIKKVAKLEAECRRLKAIARKNLSANDQRSMTASSIYVESLTDSTSDSGERLMAVETDMRKLGAWETNEHEPSHSDSWAIIAEVEQLKNSAGKNLMVPSTEINLMDDFLEMERLAAMPDTESGSGFIVVGHSSNRPNVEHSSMKSGVEALVQKNAELEKKLEIVESHKLELETSLIECQKQLVVSENRIKEAELKVEELQTQLDLVKKSHEEACEELKASQEKNEMAESKLKVAETEVQELISKINSLDGEIEKERALSAENLAKHEKLVEEIEKERALSAENLSKYEKLEDEIEKERALSAENLAKYEKLEEEIVKERALSAENLSKYEKLEEEIEKERAMSEKERALSMENLAKCEKLEKEILIMKYEGGLNRDAEIPHGEGVSSEIQLRQEKELALAASRFSECRKTIESLGQQLKSLATLEDFLVDSDKPMDLACEAVTPNKGVEKLKLHNNNNNNKISDLSLPKRDSEQSVSVISSQSVNNVKNLSSFGRFHPRSKSVSKRGTH, translated from the exons ATGGACAGAAGGAGTTGGCTATGGCGAAAGAAAAGTCCCGGCGAAACAGAGAGCTCTGGATCACAATCGCCTCATTTGGAACGATTCTCTGATGATCAG GTATATGGCACACAAATGAATCAATCAGCAGAAGTCATGTCTAAGGTTGAGCCAAATGAAGAAGAAATATCTGATGTGAAGATTCTAACAGAAAGATTATCTTCTGCTCTCTTAGAGATTAGTACAAAAGAAGAATTGGTACAGCAACATGCCAAAGTTGCTGAAGAAGCTGTCTCGG GGTGGGAGAAAGCAGAAAATCAATTGTCAAGTTTGAAGAAACAACTTGATGATGCAAAGCAGAATAACTCGGTTCTTGAAGACCGAGTTAGTCACCTTGATGGAGCACTCAAGGAGTGTATGAGGCAGCTTAGACAAGCTAGAGAAGatcaagagaagaagaagatccaTGAAGTTGCTCCTTACGGAGGGGAATCCGAGAAGTCTGAGATTGAGACTCAACTTCAGCAGAGGCTTGAGGATGTGGAGGAAGAAAATTCAACTCTTAAAGCCGAGCTTCATTCTCGGCTCGAAGAACTAGAACTCAGATTAACTGAGAGGGATTTGAGTACACAAGCTGCTGAAGCAGCAAGCAAACAACATTTGGAGAGTATAAAGAAGGTTGCTAAGCTTGAAGCTGAGTGCCGAAGACTTAAGGCCATAGCTCGAAAAAACTTATCTGCCAATGATCAAAGGTCTATGACTGCTTCTTCAATCTATGTAGAGTCTTTAACAGATAGCACTTCAGATAGTGGAGAGAGACTAATGGCAGTTGAAACCGACATGCGCAAATTAGGTGCTTGGGAAACAAACGAACATGAGCCGAGCCATTCTGATTCGTGGGCTATAATTGCAGAAGTTGAGCAGTTAAAAAACTCTGCTGGAAAGAATCTTATGGTACCTTCAACTGAGATCAATTTGATGGATGATTTCCTTGAAATGGAAAGGCTAGCTGCAATGCCAGATACAGAAAGTGGAAGTGGTTTTATTGTTGTAGGACATTCGTCGAACCGGCCTAATGTTGAGCATAGTTCAATGAAATCTGGGGTGGAAGCATTGGTTCAAAAGAATGCTGAATTGGAAAAGAAGCTAGAGATAGTGGAATCACATAAGCTTGAGTTAGAGACAAGTTTAATTGAGTGCCAGAAGCAGCTCGTGGTGTCGGAGAATCGAATAAAGGAAGCAGAGTTGAAGGtagaagagcttcaaactcagtTAGACCTTGTGAAAAAATCACATGAAGAAGCATGTGAAGAACTAAAAGCAAGCCAAGAGAAGAATGAGATGGCTGAGTCAAAACTAAAGGTTGCTGAAACTGAGGTGCAAgaattgatttcaaaaataaattcattGGATGGAGAGATTGAAAAGGAGAGAGCTTTATCTGCTGAGAATTTGGCCAAGCATGAAAAGTTGGTGGAAGAGATTGAAAAAGAGAGAGCTTTGTCTGCTGAGAATTTGTCCAAGTATGAGAAACTGGAGGATGAGATTGAAAAAGAAAGAGCTTTGTCTGCTGAGAATTTGGCcaagtatgagaaattggaggaaGAGATTGTAAAAGAGAGAGCTTTGTCTGCTGAGAATTTGTCcaagtatgagaaattagaggaaGAGATTGAAAAGGAGAGAGCAATGTCTGAAAAAGAGAGAGCTTTGTCTATGGAGAATTTGGCTAAGTGTGAGAAGTTGGAGAAAGAGATATTGATTATGAAGTATGAAGGTGGACTCAATCGAGACGCCGAGATACCGCACGGCGAAGGTGTTAGCAGTGAGATACAGTTAAGACAG GAGAAGGAGCTTGCATTGGCAGCTAGTAGATTTTCTGAGTGCAGGAAAACAATTGAATCACTTGGACAACAATTAAAGTCCCTTGCAACATTAGAAGATTTTCTTGTTGATTCAGATAAGCCTATGGACTTGGCTTGTGAAGCTGTCACACCAAATAAGGGTGTTGAGAAGTTgaaattacataataataataacaacaacaaaatcaGTGATTTGAGTTTGCCCAAAAGAGATTCTGAACAATCAGTTTCAGTAATTAGTAGTCAATCTGTTAATAATGTGAAAAATCTCAGTAGTTTTGGTAGGTTCCACCCAAGAAGTAAGAGTGTCAGCAAAAGAGGAACTCATTAA
- the LOC112707972 gene encoding cyclin-dependent kinase E-1 isoform X1, with translation MGDGGSGNRGGNSNNSGGGSNKPEWLQQYDLIGKIGEGTYGLVFLARIKSQTNRGKSIAIKKFKQSKDGDGVSPTAIREIMLLREITHENVVKLVNVHINHADMSLYLAFDYAEHDLYEIIRHHRDKVNHSINQYTVKSLLWQLLNGLNYLHSNWIIHRDLKPSNILVMGEGEEHGVVKIADFGLARIYQAPLKPLSENGVVVTIWYRAPELLLGAKHYTSAVDMWAVGCIFAELLTLKPLFQGVEVKATPNPFQLDQLDKIFKVLGHPTLEKWPSLANLPHWQQDVQHIQGHKYDNNSLYNVVHLSPKSPAFDLLSKMLEYDPRKRITAAQALEHEYFKIEPQPGRNALVPCQPGETFVNYPTRPVDTTTDFEGTTNMQPPQPSQVTSGAAVSGSMPGGHVSNRSVPRPMNVVGMQRMPHQAMQAYNLTSQAGMGGGMNPGGMPMQRGVPQPHQQQQLRRRDQMGMPGYPQQKSRRI, from the exons ATGGGAGACGGAGGTTCTGGCAACCGCGGCGGCAACAGCAACAATAGCGGCGGCGGAAGCAACAAGCCGGAGTGGCTCCAGCAATACGATCTCATAGGGAAGATCGGAGAAGGCACGTACGGACTCGTGTTCTTGGCGCGCATAAAGTCCCAAACCAATCGCGGCAAATCCATTGCCATCAAGAAATTCAAGCAGTCCAAAGATGGCGACGGTGTTTCTCCCACCGCTATTCGCGAAATCATG CTGCTGAGGGAGATAACCCACGAGAATGTTGTGAAGCTTGTAAATGTACACATCAATCACGCGGACATGTCTCTGTATCTTGCTTTTGATTACGCCGAGCACGACCTTTAT GAAATAATTAGACATCATAGGGACAAAGTCAACCATTCCATTAATCAGTACACTGTTAAATCATTACTCTGGCAGTTGCTCAATGGACTAAACTATCTGCACAG TAATTGGATAATACATCGAGATTTAAAGCCCTCAAATATACTG GTTATGGGTGAAGGGGAGGAGCATGGAGTTGTTAAAATTGCTGACTTTGGACTTGCAAGGATATATCAAGCCCCTTTGAAGCCATTATCTGAAAATGGG GTTGTTGTAACCATTTGGTATCGTGCTCCTGAGTTGCTTCTTGGAGCAAAACATTATACTAGTGCTGTTG ATATGTGGGCTGTGGGATGCATTTTTGCTGAGTTGTTGACCCTGAAGCCACTATTTCAAGGTGTAGAAGTCAAAGCTACCCCAAATCCCTTTCAG CTCGATCAACTTGACAAGATATTCAAGGTTTTAG GCCATCCCACATTAGAAAAGTGGCCTTCCTTAGCAAATCTCCCCCATTGGCAACAAGATGTTCAACATATACAAGGGCATAAATA TGATAACAACAGTCTCTATAATGTTGTTCACCTATCTCCAAAAAGTCCTGCATTTGACCTTTTGTCAAAGATGCTTGA ATATGATCCTCGAAAGCGTATTACAGCAGCACAAGCTTTGGAACATGA GTATTTCAAAATTGAACCACAGCCTGGGCGGAA TGCCCTTGTACCCTGCCAACCGGGAGAGACATTTGTGAATTATCCCACTCGTCCAGTGGACACAACAACCGATTTTGAAGGGACAACCAATATGCAACCTCCACAGCCG AGTCAGGTTACATCGGGAGCTGCAGTTTCTGGCAGTATGCCTGGTGGTCATGTGTCAAATAGATCTGTTCCTCGACCAATGAATGTTGTTGGGATGCAAAGAATGCCTCATCAGGCAATGCAAGCTTATAATCTTACATCTCAGGCAGGGATGGGTGGTGGAATGAACCCTGGTGGCATGCCGATGCAACGAGGTGTACCACAGCCGCATCAGCAACAGCAG TTGAGGAGAAGAGACCAAATGGGGATGCCAGGATACCCTCAACAGAAGTCAAGACGTATATAA
- the LOC112705459 gene encoding U-box domain-containing protein 8, with the protein MSVTSSSSSQVYDTIIECISEAQSNSIEAQEKALQTLASITKVNPKNRNFLAQIDGAITTLATLTNSPSPIIQTLSLLTLFNLSLNPNLKPSLADMQTIHHLNSRITSSLSSSPPDSCKLASSLICSLAMHDKNKAKFGVAGTVQLLVKAIKDCPRDFHHHLLSSLAELVQFHGNCTVAVRSGAVPALLGVVKETSDEDLASTSLVILGLLARFEEGLNGLKKSKEIVSDMLFVLKGRSMLSKEGAVDILLRLLDDDCEGCVSEILLLPEFAMAVADLSVRGSGRVRGKAELLMKKMAEVTLISDVEQWI; encoded by the coding sequence atgtcagtaacatcatcttcatcatctcaAGTTTATGACACTATCATTGAATGTATCTCCGAAGCTCAATCAAACTCCATTGAAGCTCAAGAAAAGGCTCTTCAAACCCTAGCTTCCATCACCAAAGTAAATCCCAAAAATAGAAACTTCCTAGCTCAAATTGATGGTGCAATCACAACCCTAGCCACACTCACAAACTCTCCCTCTCCCATAATCCAAACCCTATCTTTGTTAACCCTCTTCAACCTTTCCCTTAACCCTAATCTCAAACCCTCCCTCGCAGACATGCAAACAATTCATCATCTTAACTCACGTATCACGTCATCGTTGTCATCTTCTCCTCCTGATTCATGTAAACTCGCGTCGAGTTTGATATGTAGCTTGGCCATGCATGACAAGAACAAGGCCAAGTTCGGAGTCGCCGGAACCGTGCAGTTGCTGGTGAAAGCCATTAAAGACTGTCCACGTGATTTTCACCACCACCTGTTGAGTTCGTTAGCGGAGCTTGTTCAGTTCCACGGAAACTGCACCGTAGCGGTTAGATCTGGTGCAGTTCCCGCGCTTCTTGGTGTTGTGAAAGAAACCAGTGACGAAGACTTAGCTTCCACTTCTCTTGTGATTCTTGGTCTTCTTGCGAGGTTCGAGGAAGGGTTGAATGGTTTGAAGAAAAGTAAGGAGATTGTGAGTGATATGTTGTTTGTTTTGAAAGGAAGGAGTATGTTGAGTAAAGAGGGTGCGGTTGATATTCTGCTTCGGCTCTTGGATGACGATTGCGAAGGATGTGTGAGCGAGATTTTGTTGTTGCCGGAATTCGCCATGGCTGTGGCGGATCTGTCTGTGAGGGGATCTGGGAGAGTTCGAGGTAAGGCTGAGTTGCTGATGAAGAAGATGGCTGAGGTGACCTTAATCTCCGATGTCGAACAATGGATCTAA
- the LOC112707973 gene encoding fatty acid amide hydrolase, translated as MGLFKAKGTVYKAVKDVDLGPYSTEHYLQANVKAPRMTGILIKIFIAILECPILGTLLLYILKGNNLIHDLVTNVDLQESPLFVPLHDFEDRKEKEVKCIDSISSPPEKVQLAIDCLPKSSSEEQQNSFSRWTIMDYYKAYSSGNTTPSMVAEKFIVAVNESVKPPLQMGFFIDYNTDDILRQANESTLRHKAGEAISVLDGVPVAIKDEIDCLPYPTTGGTKWLHKERPCEDDACCIKRLRLCGAIIVGKTNMHELGSGTSGINPHYGPARNPYDKNKIAGGSSSGSAAVVSAGLCPVALGVDGGGSVRMPAALCGVVGLKPTFARIPHAGVLPLNWTVGMVGILAGTVEDAMIVYAAISGEIPSDKPSGTPSKINLPLLSMTKSLSGIKLAKYGKWFDDCSDDVKLCCSQALLKLQNHYNWKTLDVTIPEIEVMRLAHYTTIGSECSASLGSLREKNIAEFGGDARVALSIYSSFSSLEYLNAQRIRNRQLQLHMKIFAEADVIVSPTTGVTAYSIQDDALKTGELDYINGAALVRYSIAGNFLGFPAVTVPVGYDKLGLPIGLQFIGRPYSEATLIHLAFAMQAICLYKKPGQYYDLLRR; from the exons ATGGGGTTGTTCAAAGCTAAAGGAACTGTTTACAAGGCAGTGAAAGATGTGGACTTGGGTCCTTATAGCACTGAACACTATCTCCAAGCCAATGTCAAAG CGCCACGAATGACTGGGATTTTGATCAAGATTTTCATTGCTATCTTGGAATGTCCCATACTTGGGACCTTGCTATTGTACATATTGAAAGGAAACAATCTCATTCATGAT CTTGTTACAAATGTGGATTTACAAGAGTCACCTCTCTTTGTTCCTTTACATGATTTTGAAG ATAGGAAAGAGAAAGAAGTGAAATGCATAGATTCAATTTCATCTCCACCAGAGAAAGTTCAACTTGCAATTGATTGTTTGCCTAAATCTTCTTCTGAAGAACAACAAAATTCTTTCAGTAGATGGACAATAATGGATTATTACAAAGCCTATAGCTCAGGAAACACAACACCATCAATG GTTGCTGAAAAATTTATAGTTGCCGTTAATGAATCTGTGAAACCTCCACTCCAAATGGGATTCTTTATTGACTACAACACTGATGATATATTGAGACAAGCAAATGAATCAACTCTTAGGCATAAAGCAG GGGAAGCTATATCTGTGTTAGATGGAGTACCTGTTGCTATAAAAGATGAAATAGATTGTTTGCCATATCCAACAACAG GGGGAACAAAGTGGCTGCACAAAGAAAGGCCATGTGAAGACGATGCTTGCTGCATTAAGCGTCTGAGATTATGCGGCGCAATCATTGTTGGGAAGACTAATATGCATGAACTTGGATCTGGAACTAGTGGGATTAATCCACATTATGG GCCTGCTAGGAACCCTTATGATAAGAATAAGATTGCAGGAGGTTCTTCAAGTGGTTCTGCTGCTGTGGTTTCTGCAGGATTGTGCCCTGTTGCCCTTGGGGTTGATGGTGGAG GATCTGTAAGGATGCCAGCAGCTCTTTGTGGTGTTGTTGGTCTGAAACCGACTTTTGCTCGCATACCTCATGCCGG AGTTCTACCTCTAAACTGGACAGTTGGCATGGTTGGGATACTAGCAGGCACAGTTGAGGATGCAATGATTGT TTATGCAGCTATCAGTGGTGAAATTCCATCCGATAAGCCGTCCGGTACACCA TCCAAGATAAACCTCCCACTGCTGAGCATGACAAAGTCTTTATCAGGCATAAAGTTGGCAAAATATGGAAAG TGGTTTGATGATTGCAGTGATGATGTCAAATTATGTTGCTCCCAAGCTTTGCTCAAACTCCAGAATCATTATAATTGGAAG ACTCTAGATGTCACCATACCAGAGATAGAAGTGATGCGCCTCGCACATTACACGACAATTGGATCCGAATGCTCTGCTTCACTTGGTTCCTTGAGAGAAAA gaatattgcagaattTGGAGGGGATGCAAGGGTAGCACTAAGCATCTATAGCTCCTTCAGCAGCTTGGAGTATCTTAATGCTCAAAGGATCAG GAACCGGCAATTgcaacttcacatgaaaatatTTGCTGAGGCTGATGTGATTGTGTCACCAACAACAGG TGTGACTGCATATTCAATTCAAGATGATGCCCTCAAGACTGGTGAACTTGATTACATCAATGGAG CTGCACTTGTTCGTTATTCCATAGCTGGAAACTTTCTTGGATTTCCAGCAGTCACTGTTCCG GTTGGATATGATAAATTGGGGTTACCTATTGGTCTTCAGTTTATTGGAAGGCCTTACTCTGAAGCAACATTGATCCACTTGGCATTTGCTATGCAG GCCATCTGCTTGTACAAAAAGCCAGGGCAATACTATGATTTGCTTagaagataa
- the LOC112707972 gene encoding cyclin-dependent kinase E-1 isoform X2: MGDGGSGNRGGNSNNSGGGSNKPEWLQQYDLIGKIGEGTYGLVFLARIKSQTNRGKSIAIKKFKQSKDGDGVSPTAIREIMLLREITHENVVKLVNVHINHADMSLYLAFDYAEHDLYEIIRHHRDKVNHSINQYTVKSLLWQLLNGLNYLHSNWIIHRDLKPSNILVMGEGEEHGVVKIADFGLARIYQAPLKPLSENGVVVTIWYRAPELLLGAKHYTSAVDMWAVGCIFAELLTLKPLFQGVEVKATPNPFQLDQLDKIFKVLGHPTLEKWPSLANLPHWQQDVQHIQGHKYDNNSLYNVVHLSPKSPAFDLLSKMLEYDPRKRITAAQALEHEYFKIEPQPGRNALVPCQPGETFVNYPTRPVDTTTDFEGTTNMQPPQPVTSGAAVSGSMPGGHVSNRSVPRPMNVVGMQRMPHQAMQAYNLTSQAGMGGGMNPGGMPMQRGVPQPHQQQQLRRRDQMGMPGYPQQKSRRI, translated from the exons ATGGGAGACGGAGGTTCTGGCAACCGCGGCGGCAACAGCAACAATAGCGGCGGCGGAAGCAACAAGCCGGAGTGGCTCCAGCAATACGATCTCATAGGGAAGATCGGAGAAGGCACGTACGGACTCGTGTTCTTGGCGCGCATAAAGTCCCAAACCAATCGCGGCAAATCCATTGCCATCAAGAAATTCAAGCAGTCCAAAGATGGCGACGGTGTTTCTCCCACCGCTATTCGCGAAATCATG CTGCTGAGGGAGATAACCCACGAGAATGTTGTGAAGCTTGTAAATGTACACATCAATCACGCGGACATGTCTCTGTATCTTGCTTTTGATTACGCCGAGCACGACCTTTAT GAAATAATTAGACATCATAGGGACAAAGTCAACCATTCCATTAATCAGTACACTGTTAAATCATTACTCTGGCAGTTGCTCAATGGACTAAACTATCTGCACAG TAATTGGATAATACATCGAGATTTAAAGCCCTCAAATATACTG GTTATGGGTGAAGGGGAGGAGCATGGAGTTGTTAAAATTGCTGACTTTGGACTTGCAAGGATATATCAAGCCCCTTTGAAGCCATTATCTGAAAATGGG GTTGTTGTAACCATTTGGTATCGTGCTCCTGAGTTGCTTCTTGGAGCAAAACATTATACTAGTGCTGTTG ATATGTGGGCTGTGGGATGCATTTTTGCTGAGTTGTTGACCCTGAAGCCACTATTTCAAGGTGTAGAAGTCAAAGCTACCCCAAATCCCTTTCAG CTCGATCAACTTGACAAGATATTCAAGGTTTTAG GCCATCCCACATTAGAAAAGTGGCCTTCCTTAGCAAATCTCCCCCATTGGCAACAAGATGTTCAACATATACAAGGGCATAAATA TGATAACAACAGTCTCTATAATGTTGTTCACCTATCTCCAAAAAGTCCTGCATTTGACCTTTTGTCAAAGATGCTTGA ATATGATCCTCGAAAGCGTATTACAGCAGCACAAGCTTTGGAACATGA GTATTTCAAAATTGAACCACAGCCTGGGCGGAA TGCCCTTGTACCCTGCCAACCGGGAGAGACATTTGTGAATTATCCCACTCGTCCAGTGGACACAACAACCGATTTTGAAGGGACAACCAATATGCAACCTCCACAGCCG GTTACATCGGGAGCTGCAGTTTCTGGCAGTATGCCTGGTGGTCATGTGTCAAATAGATCTGTTCCTCGACCAATGAATGTTGTTGGGATGCAAAGAATGCCTCATCAGGCAATGCAAGCTTATAATCTTACATCTCAGGCAGGGATGGGTGGTGGAATGAACCCTGGTGGCATGCCGATGCAACGAGGTGTACCACAGCCGCATCAGCAACAGCAG TTGAGGAGAAGAGACCAAATGGGGATGCCAGGATACCCTCAACAGAAGTCAAGACGTATATAA
- the LOC112705458 gene encoding protein ALTERED PHOSPHATE STARVATION RESPONSE 1-like, whose translation MAKGAPKLQQSSQLVSLCKERKEFIKKAKNFRYDFATSFVEYLESLLKIGDALNRYVDQELVICADCSNISLSEINQSEEEEEEEEKKCLLESTSCKFEYDDGDCCTYDHDFDSYVTSNVSSCSSTHNHDHNHYNSEDHSQRLDFANKIETPKCGNWFNDEPLEQTMCFVYHNDRFMHDGTNASTMFVEDPQKNGTERNNSTWDFLDPFGMDYDFNAYDHDINESVVREREGIPELEEESEDYEQSSTVSVVFDEKETENEAKIGEDAQSEAEKTTEQCSECPATATPVSISKIDLKEAMLEVNNEFKNLFDSGEEFKSLMEVGKLPYKPKSSKLRAFASCVLRPIFPSVKTSLILSYMLYKPSRAKVLSMRNNVHASFSDLSSTLEELYVWEKKLSGAVMVVEKLRTQYERQYKKLKDLDGRGSEFDKIDDTLASVKLLNSEIDVAIASVGLISRNIDGLRDNKLLPELNKLIEGLIRLWKIMSDCHHKQFQAISMAKSHVHILDSGGKKKPSSKATLRLERIALNWSMCFSNFINTQKSLVKNLNDWLRKHIIQEEIENSENGVDPIFNLCNDWCHEIHKISETIVSEAISTFASNLHQLYEKQNEEQLLKVKVHHFQRDYKHMLKYYCDKNGIKSKQCSCFYKMKSSEDFMEVPLLRGSDEKLAASRVRLVEEKKRHQEAIKHVNDLASSCFQPGLFTIFEALETFCLENLKIYEQLKLPN comes from the exons ATGGCCAAAGGAGCACCAAAGTTGCAACAATCTTCACAATTAGTGAGTTTATGCAAAGAGAGGAAGGAGTTTATAAAAAAAGCTAAGAATTTCAGGTATGATTTTGCCACATCCTTTGTTGAGTATTTAGAGTCCCTTTTGAAAATTGGTGATGCACTTAACCGTTATGTTGATCAAGAATTAGTGATTTGTGCTGATTGTTCCAACATATCTTTATCCGAAATTAATCAatctgaagaggaagaagaagaagaagaaaagaaatgcttATTGGAATCTACCTCATGTAAATTTGAATATGATGATGGAGATTGCTGCACTTATGATCATGATTTTGATTCATATGTGACTTCCAATGTTTCATCTTGTAGTAGTACTCATAATCATGATCATAATCATTATAATAGTGAAGATCATAGTCAAAGGTTGGATTTTGCAAATAAAATAGAGACCCCAAAGTGTGGAAATTGGTTCAATGATGAACCTTTGGAACAAACAATGTGTTTTGTTTACCATAATGATAGATTTATGCATGATGGTACAAATGCATCTACAATGTTTGTAGAAGATCCTCAGAAAAATGGAACTGAACGAAACAACTCTACATGGGATTTCTTGGATCCATTTGGCATGGATTAtgatttcaatgcatatgatcaTGATATCAATGAGAGTGTAGTGAGGGAGAGGGAAGGAATTCCAGAATTAGAAGAGGAAAGTGAAGATTATGAACAAAGCTCAACAGTGTCAGTAGTGTTTGATGAGAAGGAAACTGAAAATGAGGCTAAGATTGGAGAAGATGCACAATCTGAAGCAGAAAAAACAACAGAACAATGCAGTGAGTGTCCTGCTACTGCTACACCAGTTTCTATTTCCAAGATAGATCTTAAGGAAGCAATGCTAGAAGTAAATAATGAATTCAAAAATCTATTTGATTCTGGTGAAGAATTCAAATCACTTATGGAAGTTGGCAAGCTACCATATAAACCTAAAAGCTCCAAATTAAGGG CCTTTGCTTCTTGTGTCCTGCGGCCAATATTCCCTTCAGTAAAGACGAGTTTAATCCTTTCGTATATGCTATACAAACCTTCTAGAGCAAAGGTTTTGTCCATGAGAAACAATGTTCATGCATCATTTAGTGACCTTTCATCCACCTTGGAGGAACTTTATGTTTGGGAAAAGAAACTCTCTGGTGCAGTCATG GTTGTAGAAAAGCTTCGAACTCAATACGAAAGGCAGTACAAGAAGCTAAAAGATCTGGATGGTAGAGGTTCTGAGTTTGATAAGATTGATGATACTCTTGCTTCTGTCAAGCTTTTGAACTCAGAAATTGATGTAGCTATTGCATCAGTTGGTCTAATATCAAGAAACATAGATGGATTAAGAGATAATAAGCTGCTTCCTGAATTGAACAAATTGATTGAAGG gctAATTAGATTGTGGAAGATAATGAGTGATTGTCACCATAAACAATTTCAAGCTATCTCCATGGCTAAAAGTCATGTACATATATTAGATTCTGGAGGGAAGAAAAAGCCAAGTTCAAAAGCTACACTAAGATTAGAAAGAATTGCATTAAATTGGAGTATGTGCTTTAGTAACTTCATCAACACACAGAAATCCTTAGTGAAAAACTTGAATGATTGGCTCAGGAAGCACATAATCCAAGAAGAAATAGAAAATTCTGAAAATGGGGTTGATCCAATTTTCAACCTTTGTAATGATTGGTGCCATGAAATTCACAAGATCTCAGAAACTATAGTCTCAGAAGCCATTAGTACCTTTGCATCAAACTTGCACCAGTTATATGAGAAGCAGAATGAGGAACAGTTACTCAAAGTTAAAGTGCACCACTTTCAAAGGGATTATAAGCACATGCTTAAGTACTACTGTGACAAGAATGGAATCAAGTCAAAGCAGTGTTCAtgtttttacaaaatgaaaagcTCAGAAGATTTCATGGAAGTTCCATTGCTTAGAGGGTCTGATGAGAAATTAGCAGCTTCAAGGGTAAGATTGGTTGAAGAGAAAAAGAGACATCAAGAAGCTATTAAACATGTCAATGACCTTGCTTCAAGTTGCTTTCAACCGGGTCTATTTACAATTTTTGAGGCTTTGGAGACATTTTGTTTGGAAAATCTGAAAATTTATGAGCAGCTTAAACTTCCAAACTAA